The proteins below are encoded in one region of Metabacillus dongyingensis:
- the treP gene encoding PTS system trehalose-specific EIIBC component yields MSVNKQEVRDIVDAVGGKDNIAAATHCVTRLRFALKDEGKVDKEKLEQIDMVKGSFSTNGQFQVVIGQGLVDKVYKEMAEQTGMGESSKEDVKDAASSNLNPLQKAVKMLADIFIPILPAIVTAGLLMGINNILSGSGIFFDDKSLIEVYPQWADLSGIINLIANTAFTFLPALIGWSAVKRFGGSPLLGIVLGLILVHPDLLNAWAYGEAQAKGEVPVWNLFGLEIEKIGYQGQVLPVLFASYLLAKIEVFLNKRVPDSIKLLVVAPITLLVTGFAAFILIGPITFAAGNFITDGVIAIFDNFAALGGLLYGGLYSLLVVTGMHHTFLAVDLQLVASAGGTFLWPMLALSNIAQGSAAFAMMRIVKDEKQKGLALTSGISAYLGITEPAMFGVNLRYRYPFIAAMIGSAIAGIFITINHVKAFSIGVGGIPGFLSIQSEYWTAFFIGMAIAIVVPFVLTYVFAKFNWKKK; encoded by the coding sequence ATGAGTGTGAACAAACAGGAAGTCCGCGATATCGTTGATGCTGTCGGCGGCAAGGACAACATTGCAGCAGCCACACACTGTGTCACTCGCTTACGATTTGCCTTGAAAGATGAAGGCAAAGTGGATAAAGAAAAACTGGAACAGATTGATATGGTTAAAGGCTCTTTTTCAACAAATGGACAATTCCAGGTTGTGATTGGACAAGGTCTTGTTGATAAAGTTTACAAGGAAATGGCAGAACAAACGGGAATGGGCGAGTCTTCAAAAGAAGATGTAAAAGATGCAGCTTCAAGCAACTTGAATCCTCTTCAAAAAGCTGTTAAAATGCTGGCTGATATTTTTATTCCGATTTTGCCGGCTATCGTAACGGCTGGTTTATTAATGGGAATAAATAATATTCTGAGCGGTTCGGGAATTTTCTTTGATGATAAATCTCTGATTGAAGTTTATCCGCAATGGGCTGATTTATCAGGCATTATCAACTTGATTGCGAATACAGCGTTTACATTCCTCCCGGCTCTAATCGGCTGGTCGGCTGTGAAACGCTTTGGAGGAAGTCCGCTTCTTGGGATTGTCCTTGGTTTAATCCTCGTGCATCCGGATCTTCTGAATGCATGGGCATATGGTGAAGCCCAGGCTAAAGGGGAGGTTCCGGTGTGGAACTTATTCGGCCTCGAGATTGAAAAGATCGGCTATCAGGGGCAAGTTCTTCCTGTTTTGTTTGCCTCTTATTTACTGGCTAAAATTGAAGTCTTTTTAAATAAAAGAGTACCTGATTCAATTAAGCTATTAGTGGTTGCCCCAATTACCTTATTAGTGACTGGCTTTGCTGCTTTTATCTTAATTGGACCAATTACGTTTGCAGCAGGAAACTTCATTACAGACGGTGTTATTGCGATTTTTGATAACTTTGCAGCTCTTGGCGGTTTGCTCTATGGAGGCTTATACTCACTGCTTGTTGTAACAGGTATGCATCATACTTTCCTTGCAGTTGACCTGCAGCTTGTAGCAAGTGCTGGAGGCACATTCCTTTGGCCGATGCTTGCATTGTCGAACATCGCACAGGGTTCAGCAGCATTTGCCATGATGCGCATTGTGAAAGATGAAAAACAAAAAGGTTTGGCTCTGACTTCTGGAATCTCGGCTTACCTTGGTATTACAGAGCCTGCTATGTTTGGTGTGAATCTTAGATATCGCTATCCATTTATCGCTGCCATGATCGGTTCTGCAATTGCAGGTATCTTTATTACAATCAATCATGTAAAAGCATTTTCAATTGGTGTTGGGGGAATCCCTGGATTCTTATCGATCCAATCCGAATACTGGACGGCATTCTTTATCGGAATGGCCATCGCAATCGTTGTGCCATTCGTACTGACTTACGTATTTGCCAAGTTTAATTGGAAGAAAAAATAA